The following coding sequences are from one Triticum aestivum cultivar Chinese Spring chromosome 5A, IWGSC CS RefSeq v2.1, whole genome shotgun sequence window:
- the LOC123107903 gene encoding transcription factor JUNGBRUNNEN 1: protein MVAKAEMSAMELEKVMSDGEVVLGGAGDEEEEDDDVVLPGYRFHPTDEELVTFYLRRKVARKPLRIEVIREMDIYKHDPWDLPKASTVGGEKEWYFFCLRGRKYRNSIRPNRVTGSGFWKATGIDRPIYSAGSGGASSGVSIGLKKSLVYYRGSAGKGTKTDWMMHEFRLPPAAVTNSSPSMQEAEVWTICRIFRRTITYRKQQQPWRPAPAPSAADSNSNTGSFESSEAGDEYMNCMQAPAAPCIPQQQQQYISQTGTVDSSNFFYEDTMPNQQFQGQWNAAPVPEQKLQSPLSTAASFHQNDHSHAVAANDFYKVEGYLEEIARMMEVTDPTGFYDYRSYG, encoded by the exons ATGGTAGCCAAGGCGGAGATGAGCGCCATGGAGTTGGAGAAGGTGATGAGCGACGGGGAGGTGGTGCTCGGCGGCGccggggacgaggaggaggaggacgacgacgtggTGCTGCCGGGGTACCGGTTCCACCCCACCGACGAGGAGCTAGTCACCTTCTACCTCCGCCGCAAGGTGGCCAGGAAGCCGCTCCGCATCGAGGTCATCCGGGAGATGGACATCTACAAGCACGACCCATGGGATCTCCCCA AGGCGAGCACGGTCGGTGGGGAGAAAGAGTGGTACTTCTTCTGCCTGAGGGGCAGGAAGTACCGGAACAGCATCCGGCCAAACCGGGTCACCGGCTCCGGCTTCTGGAAGGCCACCGGCATCGACCGGCCAATCTACTCCGCCGGCAGCGGCGGCGCCAGTTCCGGCGTGTCCATCGGGCTGAAGAAGTCGCTCGTCTACTACCGCGGCAGCGCCGGCAAGGGCACCAAGACCGACTGGATGATGCACGAGTTCCGCCTACCGCCGGCCGCCGTCACCAACTCCTCCCCGAGCATGCAGGAAGCC GAGGTGTGGaccatctgcaggatcttcaggaGGACCATCACCTACCGGAAGCAGCAGCAGCCGTggaggccggcgccggcgccgtccgCCGCCGACTCGAACTCCAACACGGGGAGCTTCGAGTCGTCCGAAGCCGGCGACGAGTACATGAACTGCATGCAGGCACCCGCCGCTCCATGCATcccccagcagcagcagcagtacatCAGTCAGACGGGCACGGTGGACAGCAGCAACTTCTTCTACGAGGACACCATGCCCAACCAGCAGTTCCAGGGGCAATGGAACGCCGCGCCGGTGCCGGAGCAGAAACTACAGAGCCCATTGTCGACGGCCGCCTCCTTCCACCAGAATGACCACAGCCACGCCGTCGCCGCGAACGATTTCTACAAGGTCGAGGGGTACTTGGAGGAGATCGCGAGGATGATGGAGGTCACCGATCCGACAGGGTTTTACGACTATAGATCATACGGTTGA
- the LOC123105218 gene encoding protein JASON, whose translation MGCLFDCFRAAGGEPRAGRARAQLVSSSVVPNTKVGERRAPPSRNALSAVFLREDEGSQATSSGSDRDAGSNRVDPELVHEEATILKNGGALSETPNEILKGPQSMDSALQYETHSVLRTALSENMNSMEVLKADECQTPSASHQSSYPPDATSSSRNGCDASNQHDTEPVSKSIDSDGVNNEPVLDCGIKLTTLESCSVTSNADIYLDGSKSSPFSTPLKVNGGMHTPVNTQVPDLEELTYENCTRSCSHDLHEGQNSSQDLGHCGVYREDPCQPDICDEDLKGAKNDSPDLVETSISDECSVFQNSEGSVSSYNKTSDSTSFVEKCQATDVTVHARRNKVITTNSGSDVEFPSLSQWLKPPSSSKAVRDESYTSDTFNSAKSSDEDRPIIGMVAAHWKSEEPDNFTPKWWDGNGIPNSTNKYKEDQKVSWHAMSFEERLEKALSEEKLLSQRKCSTGNTSHFSGVEGEESDTAASNHLRVAAFT comes from the exons ATGGGGTGCCTGTTCGACTGCTTCCGCGCGGCCGGCGGCGAGCCGCGCGCCGGCCGCGCCCGCGCCCAGCTCGTCTCCTCCTCCGTCGTCCCCAACACCAAG GTTGGCGAGAGGAGGGCGCCACCGTCCAGGAACGCGCTGTCCGCAGTGTTCCTGCGCGAAG ATGAGGGATCGCAGGCCACGAGCTCGGGGTCGGACCGGGACGCCGGGAGCAACAGGGTGGATCCGGAGCTCGTGCACGAGGAG GCCACTATCCTCAAAAATGGCGGTGCACTGTCGGAAACTCCAAATGAAATCCTTAAAGGGCCTCAAAGCATGGATTCAGCTCTGCAGTATGAAACACATTCAGTGCTGCGAACTGCCTTGTCTGAAAACATGAATTCCATGGAAGTACTGAAGGCTGATGAATGCCAAACTCCTTCAGCGTCTCATCAAAGCTCCTATCCGCCAGATGCTACAAG CTCTTCTAGGAATGGTTGCGATGCATCAAACCAGCATGATACTGAACCTGTGAGCAAGAGCATAGACTCTGACGGTGTGAATAATGAGCCTGTGCTCGACTGCGGGATCAAGTTAACCACCTTGGAGTCATGCTCTGTCACCAGTAATGCTGATATCTATCTCGATGGATCCAAGTCTTCACCCTTTTCAACTCCTTTGAAAGTGAATGGTGGGATGCATACTCCAGTTAACACTCAGGTACCTGACTTGGAAGAGTTAACATACGAGAACTGTACTAGGTCTTGTTCGCATGATTTGCACGAAGGTCAGAATTCCTCTCAGGATCTCGGACATTGTGGAGTGTACAGGGAAGATCCCTGCCAGCCTGATATATGTGATGAGGATCTCAAGGGTGCAAAGAATGACAGTCCGGATTTGGTTGAAACTTCAATATCTGATGAATGTTCCGTGTTCCAGAACTCTGAGGGTTCTGTATCATCTTATAACAAGACAAGTGATAGCACATCTTTTGTGGAGAAATGCCAGGCCACTGATGTAACAGTTCATGCCAGAAGAAATAAGGTGATTACAACAAATAGTGGTTCAGATGTCGAATTCCCAAGCTTGTCCCAGTGGTTGAAGCCTCCAAGTTCGAGTAAGGCGGTCAGAGATGAAAGCTATACAAGTGACACATTTAATTCTGCTAAGAGTTCTGATGAGGATAGGCCTATCATTGGAATGGTCGCGGCTCACTGGAAATCCGAAGAGCCAGATAATTTTACTCCTAAATGGTGGGATGGAAATGGCATTCCCAACTCGACAAATAAGTACAAAGAA GATCAGAAGGTTAGTTGGCATGCGATGTCATTCGAGGAGAGGCTTGAAAAGGCTTTATCTGAAGAGAAGCTGCTTTCTCAAAG GAAATGCTCCACTGGAAACACATCTCACTTTTCAGGTGTAGAAGGTGAGGAAAGTGATACTGCTGCATCTAACCATCTACGTGTTGCTGCTTTTACATGA